A single genomic interval of Aedes aegypti strain LVP_AGWG chromosome 1, AaegL5.0 Primary Assembly, whole genome shotgun sequence harbors:
- the LOC5565688 gene encoding fibroblast growth factor receptor homolog 1 isoform X1 encodes MAPNLTTVSLATLLWLLTVMFIEQFEPVAAYKIMGDPDMIRINLGTKKLVKETVPLNSKLQIKCNFEAPSWYKNGEPTTSDAKRGKSLKFYPVKKTDAGYYSCGSEYGEWSNLTLSVISQHEASDHYQNDSPGSGLGPASSTLTRMANLEKKSLLPALPLSQPSPSPAAPLDVVNNDLTDSSFPTVSGGSMVTVTKQVGENYKLRCNGTAEPNSQISWIKDGEVVSNTKNRPNLMLHSLIVDDAGVYICRVCHAQGCVNSTTILEVIDDPKESYIHYKNMEIHSQVSDDEEPDDPDYVDDEHDDYEDAEEDEEIDEEISATGSQQGSADGEFTESQSAPPRANGQLPPGPPVFTKEEHMVKLMPKPSGNMVRLRCPADGNPVPNITWTKDDEKIVRSMGSVKYAKWSIVLEDLVPKDSGKYTCHVCNSHGCINFTTKLEVKDRFPARPYIKEGFLHNVTVLVNSTATLECRTISDLEPHIEWIKFHIVDNTNPNIPENITKLERDSDNPEVLTLENVTYADEGWYTCVAANTLGASYESAYLRVVDEFLVDPPIVHPVRPHSTLITIMTTVLSGCFMILAVIVVIVCKKLKREKMKHRAMEHVNQWTKKVIVLKQPVIENSIPGVTESMQMPIVRIEKQRSTLVQSGNCDPTMISEYEFPIDLNWEFPRSKLVLGKSLGEGAFGKVVMAEANGLVKGQASTVVAVKMLKEGHTDADVKDLVCEMEVMKMIGKHVNIINLLGCCCKDGPLYVIVEYAPHGNLKDFLRSHRFGTANYEDMISGEKEKKILTQKELISFAYQIARGMEHLASRRCIHRDLAARNVLVSDGYVMKIADFGLARDIHSQEYYRKTTTGKLPIRWMAPESLEEKFYDSQSDVWSFGVLLWEIMTLGGNPYSSIPTWDNLLEHLKKGKRLEQPPLCSIDIYLFMRECWHYRPEERPTFSEIVQHLDRLVSITSNEEYLDLGLPLLETPPSSDDESEDNDNDGCERVRMYPFNHHSHTTESTF; translated from the exons ACTCAAATTCTACCCCGTAAAGAAAACGGACGCCGGCTACTACTCGTGCGGATCGGAATACGGCGAGTGGTCCAACCTTACCCTGTCGGTAATCAGCCAACACGAGGCGTCCGATCACTACCAAAACGACTCGCCCGGTAGTGGTCTCGGCCCCGCGAGCTCCACGCTCACTCGCATGGCTAATCTGGAAAAGAAGAGCCTACTTCCGGCACTGCCACTTTCGCAGCCATCGCCGAGTCCGGCAGCTCCACTGGATGTGGTAAACAACGATCTCACCGACAGTTCGTTCCCAACCGTCAGTGGTGGGAGCATGGTTACCGTAACCAAGCAGGTTGGCGAAAACTATAAGCTGAGATGCAATGGGACGGCCGAGCCGAACTCTCAGATCAGTTGGATTAAGGACGGCGAAGTCGTATCGAATACCAAGAATCGTCCAAATTTGATGCTACATTCGTTGATTGTCGATGACGCAGGAGTCTACATCTGTCGGGTTTGCCATGCACAGGGTTGTGTGAATTCTACGACGATCTTGGAAGTGATCGACGATCCGAAGGAATCATACATCCACTACAAAAACATGGAAATTCATTCGCAAGTGTCGGACGATGAAGAACCGGACGATCCGGACTACGTAGATGATGAGCATGATGACTACGAGGACGCGGAAGAGGATGAGGAAATTGATGAAGAGATCTCGGCCACGGGTTCGCAACAGGGCAGTGCGGACGGCGAGTTTACCGAAAGCCAATCTGCTCCACCGAGGGCCAATGGACAACTTCCTCCCGGACCACCCGTCTTCACCAAGGAAGAACACATGGTGAAGCTGATGCCGAAGCCTTCCGGAAACATGGTGCGGCTTCGCTGTCCAGCCGATGGCAACCCGGTGCCGAACATCACCTGGACGAAGGATGACGAAAAGATCGTACGCAGCATGGGATCGGTCAAGTACGCCAAGTGGTCGATCGTGCTGGAAGATTTGGTCCCCAAGGATTCCGGAAAGTATACGTGTCACGTGTGCAACAGCCATGGGTGTATCAACTTCACCACTAAACTGGAAGTGAAAG ATCGCTTTCCTGCGCGTCCGTATATCAAGGAGGGCTTTCTGCACAATGTTACCGTACTGGTGAACTCTACCGCAACCCTAGAATGTCGTACGATATCGGACCTTGAGCCGCACATAGAGTGGATCAAGTTTCACATTGTCGACAACACCAATCCGAACATCCCCGAGAATATTACCAAACTAGAG CGAGACTCGGATAACCCAGAGGTACTTACCCTTGAAAATGTGACCTACGCCGATGAAGGATGGTACACGTGCGTCGCGGCCAACACTCTGGGAGCATCGTACGAAAGTGCGTATCTACGAGTGGTCGACGAATTCTTGGTGGATCCTCCGATAGTGCATCCCGTGCGGCCACACTCAACACTGATAACAATCATGACCACGGTTCTGTCGGGCTGCTTCATGATCCTGGCGGTCATTGTGGTTATCGTTTGCAAGAAACTCAAGCGAGAAAAGATGAAGCACCGTGCCATGGAGCACGTCAACCAGTGGACCAAGAAGGTCATTGTGCTGAAACAACCGGTCATAGAGAACAGCATCCCGGGGGTGACAGAGTCCATG CAAATGCCAATCGTTCGGATCGAGAAGCAAAGATCAACGCTGGTGCAGAGCGGAAACTGTGATCCGACAATGATCTCCGAGTACGAGTTCCCGATAGATCTGAACTGGGAGTTCCCAAGGAGCAAGCTGGTTCTTGGCAAGAGTCTCGGTGAAGGTGCCTTCGGAAAAGTCGTAATGGCCGAGGCGAACGGTTTGGTGAAAGGACAAGCTTCCACGGTCGTTGCGGTTAAGATGCTGAAAG AGGGTCACACTGACGCCGATGTAAAGGACCTGGTTTGCGAGATGGAAGTTATGAAGATGATCGGCAAACACGTCAACATCATCAACCTGCTCGGGTGTTGCTGCAAAGACGGTCCGCTGTACGTGATCGTGGAGTACGCTCCACACGGCAacctgaaagacttcctgcGGAGTCATCGCTTCGGTACGGCCAACTACGAGGACATGATCAGCGGcgagaaggagaagaagatcCTCACCCAGAAGGAGCTGATCTCGTTTGCGTACCAAATTGCCCGTGGAATGGAACACTTGGCATCGAGAAGG TGTATTCACCGGGACTTGGCGGCACGTAATGTGCTGGTTAGCGATGGTTATGTGATGAAGATCGCCGATTTCGGTTTGGCACGAGATATTCACAGCCAAGAGTACTACCGCAAAACGACAACTGGCAAATTGCCGATCCGATGGATGGCGCCAGAGTCGCTGGAGGAGAAATTCTACGATTCTCAGAGTGATGT GTGGTCATTTGGGGTGCTGCTCTGGGAAATCATGACTCTGGGTGGTAACCCTTACTCCTCCATTCCCACTTGGGATAATCTTCTGGAGCATCTTAAGAAAGGCAAACGACTGGAGCAACCGCCTCTATGTTCCATAGATAT ATATCTATTCATGCGCGAATGCTGGCACTATCGGCCGGAGGAACGACCCACCTTCAGTGAGATCGTTCAACACCTGGACCGGCTAGTGAGCATAACCTCCAACGAGGAATATCTAGATCTCGGATTGCCACTGCTGGAAACTCCACCGTCCAGCGATGACGAATCGGAGGACAACGACAACGACGGCTGCGAACGGGTGCGGATGTATCCCTTCAACCATCACAGTCATACCACCGAAAGTACCTTTTAA
- the LOC5565688 gene encoding fibroblast growth factor receptor homolog 1 isoform X2 → MAPNLTTVSLATLLWLLTVMFIEQFEPVAAYKIMGDPDMIRINLGTKKLVKETVPLNSKLQIKCNFEAPSWYKNGEPTTSDAKRGKSLKFYPVKKTDAGYYSCGSEYGEWSNLTLSVISQHEASDHYQNDSPGSGLGPASSTLTRMANLEKKSLLPALPLSQPSPSPAAPLDVVNNDLTDSSFPTVSGGSMVTVTKQVGENYKLRCNGTAEPNSQISWIKDGEVVSNTKNRPNLMLHSLIVDDAGVYICRVCHAQGCVNSTTILEVIDDPKESYIHYKNMEIHSQVSDDEEPDDPDYVDDEHDDYEDAEEDEEIDEEISATGSQQGSADGEFTESQSAPPRANGQLPPGPPVFTKEEHMVKLMPKPSGNMVRLRCPADGNPVPNITWTKDDEKIVRSMGSVKYAKWSIVLEDLVPKDSGKYTCHVCNSHGCINFTTKLEVKDRVNHKPILTKPLTNITAVVGTNVSMECKVLSDLSMYIQWFKFKGLCHDCAIIENKRDSDNPEVLTLENVTYADEGWYTCVAANTLGASYESAYLRVVDEFLVDPPIVHPVRPHSTLITIMTTVLSGCFMILAVIVVIVCKKLKREKMKHRAMEHVNQWTKKVIVLKQPVIENSIPGVTESMQMPIVRIEKQRSTLVQSGNCDPTMISEYEFPIDLNWEFPRSKLVLGKSLGEGAFGKVVMAEANGLVKGQASTVVAVKMLKEGHTDADVKDLVCEMEVMKMIGKHVNIINLLGCCCKDGPLYVIVEYAPHGNLKDFLRSHRFGTANYEDMISGEKEKKILTQKELISFAYQIARGMEHLASRRCIHRDLAARNVLVSDGYVMKIADFGLARDIHSQEYYRKTTTGKLPIRWMAPESLEEKFYDSQSDVWSFGVLLWEIMTLGGNPYSSIPTWDNLLEHLKKGKRLEQPPLCSIDIYLFMRECWHYRPEERPTFSEIVQHLDRLVSITSNEEYLDLGLPLLETPPSSDDESEDNDNDGCERVRMYPFNHHSHTTESTF, encoded by the exons ACTCAAATTCTACCCCGTAAAGAAAACGGACGCCGGCTACTACTCGTGCGGATCGGAATACGGCGAGTGGTCCAACCTTACCCTGTCGGTAATCAGCCAACACGAGGCGTCCGATCACTACCAAAACGACTCGCCCGGTAGTGGTCTCGGCCCCGCGAGCTCCACGCTCACTCGCATGGCTAATCTGGAAAAGAAGAGCCTACTTCCGGCACTGCCACTTTCGCAGCCATCGCCGAGTCCGGCAGCTCCACTGGATGTGGTAAACAACGATCTCACCGACAGTTCGTTCCCAACCGTCAGTGGTGGGAGCATGGTTACCGTAACCAAGCAGGTTGGCGAAAACTATAAGCTGAGATGCAATGGGACGGCCGAGCCGAACTCTCAGATCAGTTGGATTAAGGACGGCGAAGTCGTATCGAATACCAAGAATCGTCCAAATTTGATGCTACATTCGTTGATTGTCGATGACGCAGGAGTCTACATCTGTCGGGTTTGCCATGCACAGGGTTGTGTGAATTCTACGACGATCTTGGAAGTGATCGACGATCCGAAGGAATCATACATCCACTACAAAAACATGGAAATTCATTCGCAAGTGTCGGACGATGAAGAACCGGACGATCCGGACTACGTAGATGATGAGCATGATGACTACGAGGACGCGGAAGAGGATGAGGAAATTGATGAAGAGATCTCGGCCACGGGTTCGCAACAGGGCAGTGCGGACGGCGAGTTTACCGAAAGCCAATCTGCTCCACCGAGGGCCAATGGACAACTTCCTCCCGGACCACCCGTCTTCACCAAGGAAGAACACATGGTGAAGCTGATGCCGAAGCCTTCCGGAAACATGGTGCGGCTTCGCTGTCCAGCCGATGGCAACCCGGTGCCGAACATCACCTGGACGAAGGATGACGAAAAGATCGTACGCAGCATGGGATCGGTCAAGTACGCCAAGTGGTCGATCGTGCTGGAAGATTTGGTCCCCAAGGATTCCGGAAAGTATACGTGTCACGTGTGCAACAGCCATGGGTGTATCAACTTCACCACTAAACTGGAAGTGAAAG ATCGTGTGAATCACAAGCCGATTCTCACAAAGCCCCTAACGAATATCACCGCCGTTGTCGGCACTAATGTTTCCATGGAATGCAAGGTGTTGAGCGACCTCTCCATGTACATCCAGTGGTTCAAGTTCAAGGGCTTATGCCATGACTGTGCGATAATTGAAAATAAG CGAGACTCGGATAACCCAGAGGTACTTACCCTTGAAAATGTGACCTACGCCGATGAAGGATGGTACACGTGCGTCGCGGCCAACACTCTGGGAGCATCGTACGAAAGTGCGTATCTACGAGTGGTCGACGAATTCTTGGTGGATCCTCCGATAGTGCATCCCGTGCGGCCACACTCAACACTGATAACAATCATGACCACGGTTCTGTCGGGCTGCTTCATGATCCTGGCGGTCATTGTGGTTATCGTTTGCAAGAAACTCAAGCGAGAAAAGATGAAGCACCGTGCCATGGAGCACGTCAACCAGTGGACCAAGAAGGTCATTGTGCTGAAACAACCGGTCATAGAGAACAGCATCCCGGGGGTGACAGAGTCCATG CAAATGCCAATCGTTCGGATCGAGAAGCAAAGATCAACGCTGGTGCAGAGCGGAAACTGTGATCCGACAATGATCTCCGAGTACGAGTTCCCGATAGATCTGAACTGGGAGTTCCCAAGGAGCAAGCTGGTTCTTGGCAAGAGTCTCGGTGAAGGTGCCTTCGGAAAAGTCGTAATGGCCGAGGCGAACGGTTTGGTGAAAGGACAAGCTTCCACGGTCGTTGCGGTTAAGATGCTGAAAG AGGGTCACACTGACGCCGATGTAAAGGACCTGGTTTGCGAGATGGAAGTTATGAAGATGATCGGCAAACACGTCAACATCATCAACCTGCTCGGGTGTTGCTGCAAAGACGGTCCGCTGTACGTGATCGTGGAGTACGCTCCACACGGCAacctgaaagacttcctgcGGAGTCATCGCTTCGGTACGGCCAACTACGAGGACATGATCAGCGGcgagaaggagaagaagatcCTCACCCAGAAGGAGCTGATCTCGTTTGCGTACCAAATTGCCCGTGGAATGGAACACTTGGCATCGAGAAGG TGTATTCACCGGGACTTGGCGGCACGTAATGTGCTGGTTAGCGATGGTTATGTGATGAAGATCGCCGATTTCGGTTTGGCACGAGATATTCACAGCCAAGAGTACTACCGCAAAACGACAACTGGCAAATTGCCGATCCGATGGATGGCGCCAGAGTCGCTGGAGGAGAAATTCTACGATTCTCAGAGTGATGT GTGGTCATTTGGGGTGCTGCTCTGGGAAATCATGACTCTGGGTGGTAACCCTTACTCCTCCATTCCCACTTGGGATAATCTTCTGGAGCATCTTAAGAAAGGCAAACGACTGGAGCAACCGCCTCTATGTTCCATAGATAT ATATCTATTCATGCGCGAATGCTGGCACTATCGGCCGGAGGAACGACCCACCTTCAGTGAGATCGTTCAACACCTGGACCGGCTAGTGAGCATAACCTCCAACGAGGAATATCTAGATCTCGGATTGCCACTGCTGGAAACTCCACCGTCCAGCGATGACGAATCGGAGGACAACGACAACGACGGCTGCGAACGGGTGCGGATGTATCCCTTCAACCATCACAGTCATACCACCGAAAGTACCTTTTAA